The following are from one region of the Phormidium ambiguum IAM M-71 genome:
- a CDS encoding response regulator transcription factor gives MTMKDVVSKKILIVEDDPGTRNLIHRFLKKSKQNYQIESVIDGTTALAVFDQFQPDLVILDVILPDTIGFKLCEQMKSRKGVIVMLLTSLTDVKSQIAGLEWADAYMTKPFYVEVLEKQVEALLRRSEPSVYTPARSQALVLENLVIDPTSREVTLNDQLVTLTPLEFDLLHFLATHPNRVWRRKELMREVWGYEHHGMEGAEDRVVDVHIGQIRKKIEANSSQPKYIKTVHGVGYKMEISEAS, from the coding sequence ATGACCATGAAAGATGTAGTTTCCAAAAAAATACTTATTGTTGAAGACGATCCGGGAACCAGAAACTTAATTCATCGGTTCTTAAAAAAAAGTAAACAAAACTATCAAATTGAGTCTGTCATAGACGGTACAACTGCTTTGGCAGTGTTCGATCAATTTCAACCTGATTTAGTAATTCTGGATGTGATTTTGCCAGATACTATTGGTTTCAAGCTCTGCGAACAAATGAAAAGCCGCAAGGGTGTCATAGTGATGCTATTAACCAGTTTGACGGATGTTAAATCCCAAATTGCTGGTCTGGAATGGGCTGATGCTTATATGACTAAACCCTTTTATGTTGAGGTTCTGGAAAAACAGGTAGAGGCTTTATTACGCCGATCAGAGCCTAGTGTTTATACTCCTGCTAGATCTCAAGCTTTGGTGTTGGAAAATTTGGTGATCGATCCGACCAGTCGGGAGGTTACTTTAAACGATCAACTGGTTACTTTAACTCCCCTAGAATTCGATTTGTTGCATTTTTTGGCTACTCATCCGAATCGTGTGTGGCGACGTAAGGAATTAATGCGAGAAGTGTGGGGATACGAACATCATGGTATGGAAGGTGCTGAGGATCGAGTTGTGGATGTTCATATTGGTCAAATTCGGAAAAAAATTGAAGCTAACTCTAGTCAACCGAAGTATATAAAAACGGTGCATGGTGTGGGTTACAAGATGGAAATTTCTGAAGCTTCTTAG
- a CDS encoding response regulator transcription factor, with product MALPKILVVDDDPAVRNLIQRFLSKQYQMESAADGKTAMTLFEQFNPDLVILDVNLPDANGYNLCQEMQSRTGVFVLMLTSRGDEADKITGFSKGADDYITKPFSLKELGVRVAAILKRQRAVTTGEQQRIVLDQLMIDPIRREVTLNNSSVPLTALEFDLLHFLASHPGRVWRRSELIQAVWDYEYVGDQRVVDVHIGQIRRKLEVDSNQPVMIQTVRGVGYKFEVPETTEANNKSQQ from the coding sequence ATGGCTCTCCCCAAAATCCTTGTAGTTGATGACGATCCTGCGGTCAGGAACCTAATACAACGTTTTTTGAGTAAACAGTACCAAATGGAGTCTGCGGCTGATGGTAAGACAGCAATGACTTTATTTGAGCAATTTAATCCAGATTTGGTGATTTTAGACGTAAACTTACCTGACGCAAATGGTTACAACTTGTGTCAAGAAATGCAAAGTCGGACTGGTGTATTTGTGCTAATGCTCACCAGCAGGGGAGATGAAGCCGATAAAATTACCGGATTTTCCAAAGGTGCTGACGATTACATAACTAAACCTTTTAGCTTAAAAGAGTTGGGAGTTAGGGTCGCAGCTATATTGAAACGCCAGCGGGCGGTAACGACTGGAGAACAGCAACGTATTGTGTTGGATCAGTTGATGATCGATCCGATCCGTCGGGAAGTAACACTTAACAATTCCAGTGTGCCTTTGACAGCTTTGGAATTTGATTTGTTACATTTTTTAGCAAGTCATCCTGGTCGAGTTTGGCGACGATCGGAACTAATACAAGCTGTATGGGATTATGAATACGTGGGAGATCAGCGTGTAGTTGATGTTCATATTGGTCAAATTCGGAGAAAACTAGAAGTAGACTCGAATCAACCAGTGATGATTCAGACGGTTCGGGGTGTGGGCTACAAGTTTGAGGTTCCCGAAACGACTGAGGCAAATAACAAATCTCAGCAGTAA
- a CDS encoding CPP1-like family protein, translated as MNLENPYEQLGIPENATFDEIQTARNRLTQEFSNDPKKQEAIETAYDAILMERLRMRQEGRIRVPEGIRFAEQRFSQTPPSSPPISVKQPPAWLQNFLDTPSRADVLWTTGTFLVLAGLAGLSVNYASFALALGVVASLYFLTRKERKLGRSVLLSLAGLTFGLVIGGVLASLLKSQINSLPLLSGEILAAWISFVILWLVSTFLR; from the coding sequence ATGAATTTAGAAAATCCTTACGAGCAACTTGGAATTCCAGAGAATGCTACTTTCGATGAAATTCAAACGGCTCGTAATCGTTTAACGCAAGAGTTTAGTAATGACCCAAAAAAACAAGAAGCTATAGAGACAGCTTATGATGCCATCTTAATGGAGCGGTTACGGATGCGTCAGGAAGGCAGAATTCGCGTTCCTGAAGGGATTAGGTTTGCTGAGCAACGCTTTTCTCAGACTCCTCCTAGTTCACCGCCAATCTCTGTTAAGCAGCCTCCTGCATGGCTGCAAAATTTTCTGGATACTCCCAGTCGAGCAGATGTTCTGTGGACAACGGGTACTTTCCTGGTTTTGGCTGGTTTGGCTGGTTTGAGCGTTAACTATGCCTCTTTTGCTTTGGCTTTAGGGGTAGTTGCCAGTCTTTATTTTCTCACACGCAAGGAACGTAAGTTGGGACGGTCTGTACTGCTTTCTTTGGCAGGGTTGACTTTTGGTTTGGTTATTGGGGGGGTGTTGGCTAGTTTACTAAAATCTCAAATTAATTCTTTGCCTTTGCTAAGCGGAGAAATTTTAGCTGCCTGGATTTCTTTTGTGATTCTTTGGTTAGTAAGTACTTTTCTCCGTTAA